GGGTCCCGCCCAGCGCGATCTTTGTCTTGAGATTGGTTTGCAGCTGGCGAACGAGATCAATGGGCAGAAGTCCCAGCGCAAAGTCACAGACTGCGCAGATTCCACTGTATACGTACGCCACCCTAATCAGCGTATCGGTGCTCATGCAATTGCCCGGTCCTGTCCGCTCCCAAAATTTTGAGACAGGATGACACTGAAAAAGCATAAAGAACCAGAACATCAAGCTGACACAAATCGATGCTCCCATAATGATCCACAGGATTATGCGCTGATACGTGTGAACCGACAATCGGAGAAGCGCCAGCGCAATGGATACTTTAGCGACGCCGGACGCCCAGATATAGATGCACTGgcccagccaccaccactagaCAGGCCATTCAGTATCTCAACAGTATATTAGGGTGAATAATGACTCTATATCACGTACCAGCATGGCATGGTGAAATTCATCGAAGCTGTGGAAGTTACTCAAATGCCGGCCAACGCCGTCCTTCGCACCAGCGATTGCGCACGCGGTAAGAACTATATCAAGTACCTGGAAACATGTTAACGATTCATCATCCAAAGAGCCTTGGCTTAGTTGCCAAACCGTTGTGATTGGATCGGGGGAAACGGAAATCTCTAGGGGATTTCTCACCATTGCAAGAACCATCAATGTATCGTCCCATCCAAATGCTTTGAGCATCCGCCATCGCACGAAGCATCGAAAGGATACTGTCAGAAGCGATATAGCCATGACCACTACAGATACAGCCACGAGAACCTCACTACGTGCTTCCAGTGGCATTTTCGCGGGTGGTGGCCGGTCAGATGGCACCGGGCAGAAGGAGAACTGATTCTCGACTAATGTCCAAGTATCTAGCTCCTCCCGTCATCTTATAGGAACGCTCCAGATGTCGGGGGAGTTCTCTTCTAGGGCAAAGCTATGGTGGGCACCCGGTTCATTCGTAGCGGCGCAGATCAGAGTTTATCACTTAGGCCACTTGGGCCACTACGGTGGTACTTGGGCGTGAGGccgtgatgatgacgacgaatcACACATGAGCAATACAGATAGCATGGTGCAGAATCAACCTCTTGGACCCTGGGCTATGAATTATGATAGCTCGGAGTGGTTCCGCGTTGAAACGGCGGCGGTAGAGGACTGCACGATACGATCGGAACGATCCACCAGTCTGAAACTAGATCAAAGCAATGAAGGTGCAAGGAAGGGAAACGCCCCGTGTTTCGTGCCTTCACTCAGATGTGACTAACATCTTACCAACAACCGCTTCTCTCTCCGGATAAATCACTCCACCATCTGCATTGTTTCTTTATGGAAGTCGTATTGCCAATCCATCCATAACTAAATTTTCGATTAGCCAGACCCGTGTACGCCGGTAGCGTCCCTGGCCATGTTACAGACTCGTCCTACAGTttctccatcatgtccttATGTGTGAATGGAAAATGTGTCACAGCTTCGCAGTGACTCAATACTCCTCATGAAATTGTGGTCAGGAAGAGAGTTGTATAATGATGCCGAGTCGCAGTACCTTGACACATTTCGCAGTTCACGCGCCCATTAGGGGACTGCGAGCTGTTTCTTGTAAGCTTTCCGTGAGACAGAAATAGAAGCAAGCTACCCGACGGAGCCATAAACCAAGGTTTAGGGTCATGCAGGGCAGCACTGTCTTAAAAGCTTCGGGTCGAGTTATCTTTTGTGGTGACAGCTGGATGAGGTATCCGGAGCCCACACAGGAACCGTTGGAGACAAGCGGACCATTTCATTGGAGTTTGAGAAGCACAATAAGGTTTATGGCCCACCTATACCGAACAACGATGGGACTCCTAAAAGCCAAATGGTCTAGAACGGATGTCGGCCGACAGGGGGACCCAAGCCGGACAGGAGATTGTTAAGACATCAAGTCCAAAAATCCAAAAATTCGTTGTGGCTGATTTGCTTTTGTCCTCATGGTCAAGGAATTTGTCATAGGAGACCAGTCCTCCAGCATCGTGTCTTACTAATGTCTACCCCGAAACTCCGTCACATAGTAATGTCCGTCCGAGGCACAGGTGCAATACCACCGTGTTTGAGTTGAATTCTCTCCAGGCTAAATCCCACGTACCATAGTTGAACTTTACCATAGCAGGGCCAATCCCACGAATGCCTGGGGCGCCAAGGAGGGCAGATCTCCGTGTTCTTGTCGAAGTGTCCCATCTGAGACGATCTTCGCGGTCGTTGCACTCGATACGGCCTGGACTGATTCCTTATTCCTAACTTGGTAATATGTTGCGACGGTCCACCAGGCTATGCGCCAATGGGATGGgctccccatcccctcttcGGCAATGATGGAGCGGCCTTACGTGCCGAAACCTTGAAAGACGCTCAAGGCTTGGATGCTTGGACGCTTTATATTATGGCAGGGACCGGAATTGGAAGGTACGTCGACACTATATAGGCTTTTGACTATGAACCCAGAAAGGAAGTATAGACGGATGGAGGAACTTGGGGGAAAAGGGTGAGAGAGACCAGAGGAAGGTAAGCAGAGGAAGTGCTTACCGCCTACCGCAAGTGTTACTCACAAGCAGCGGCAGAAACTCGCGTACCGCCTTTCTAATTCGcccacttcctccatccaATCCGGTTATATCACTGTTTCATACATCTATGTGTGGGCTTCAGGCATAAACCAGCTTTCATACGCAGCTCGGACTGTTCTATCGAGGTGATGAAAATTTGCACTACGCATTTTATCCGAGGTGGCCCGTTCTCTATATCCCTCAGGaactctttttttatttgatatGCTCACTATTCACCTTGTCCGCCTGGTTCGGTTCCAAAACACTACTAACTACCAATTTATGACCACATGCCATGATGAGGTTACTACTGATTCAATGGCCAAGTTGTTCTGGACACTGCCAATGACCGGTCATTCAGTAAACCGGCTCCCCCGTGTTGTATCGCAATAACGGTCGAACAGGCTACTCTTACCATCAGCCGGTAGATACCCTTTTTTTGCAGCAAGTCATGATGTTATCCCTTTTCAAAAACATGAGAACCCCGGCTAGCACAGTTCTCGCCGAGACCGAAGATCATGACTTGCTTTTTGGTTGTCGCTAATCAGTGTGCCCCAACAATCACTGGCAAATCACGATTGGATGCCAGATGCTCCATGGCTCCCTGGCCAACTTTTTGAAATGTGAATCTAGACCTGAGGCGGTTGTatccagaagcagcagtgaaGATTGTATAACAAGACATGCACGATACATCGATTCACAGTTCAGGCTGCTTCTGACTGCCGCTTATGGCTGCCGACAAATGCAGTATGCGTAACAGTCCCCAGCACAGTCGGATAGCCAGCTGACAGCCATGTGCTGGATTGAAGACATTCATGTCTTCACACACCTGCGTCATTTCATGACTAAATTCACGCTGAATCTGTTTAATGTTCTAGGCCAGGCAGGGAGCTATGTCCGATGGTCCCAGCAAATATATGGGGCCTTGGGTGACTAGAGGCGGAACTCGACGGTTATATGCCAACTTGATACGGCGTTTTTGCGTCACCCTAAGAGGATGGTCCCCGAGATTGGCTCGTCGAATGGTTCCAGCGATAAATTAATTGTGGACTTGCCGCCGCGGGAAGCAGCCGCAGAGGCTACAAACGACCCACTAGCAATTGTCAGGTTCGAGTGGACAAAGGTGGGCATCATGGAGCCGAAATGCTCGAAGGCAACGCGGTGAAACACCAGATCTGCCGTCAAGCCGCGATCGGCAGAGTCTAAATTTTCagttcctttcttctttgtcgtcgCACCTGGTTTATTCCTCTCTTCGGATATCGAGTTTTCCGCAACCTTGGCCTGAGCGATGTTTGGGCCGAAGCTGAAGAGCTGAAGACTTGCCCGTAAGAATGTCCCGCCTGGAGTATCGCAATATACTTTGCGAAGGTGACGGTGTCGGGTTTTCCCAACGCCATGATTCCACCCCCGTACGTAGCGCCATCGATGCGATCGGCGTTTTCATCTCCTAAGCAAAACTGCGCGGGACGGAGGACTTCAGCGCTATGGTACACGGTGCCGCGTTAGCCAAATACGCAAACATTAGGATGCCAAGCCACGCCTTACGAACTCCTTCTGCTACTGTCCCTTCAGAAGTGCGGAACATCGGAGAATCGCGTTTTTCATTATCAGGACGGTCATCTTTTCGGGCTCTTTACCGACCCTGATATCATTTCGAAGCTACTTGCAAAAGCCTCCGCGTTCCTCCGGTCATACATGTTTTCGTAGTGGATCTTTTCGAAGCCCGCGAGCAGGAGAAAACCCACCACggtcaagaagatgatggcttCCAACCTTCAGCCTAAAGCGGAGGGAGTTCCATGCAGCCAGCGTTACTGAGTATGGAAATGAGCGAGAAGACGCTGGTTGGTCCAAATAATCCATGGAACTGCTTGGTTCTacagagggaaaggagaccAGGCTTCCGGACGAAAACTTTGTATTTCTAAGTATGTTAGGAGCTTTGCAACAACTTACGGAAGTAATCCTGCCTGTAAGTCGACGCCACAAACTGATGACAATCGGTTCTCCTCTCCCCGAAAGTGCCTCTCACAGGCTAACCTTATTCCTTTGATGTACATTTAGTTCGACGCCATCCTTATCAGGCTACAGCAGCCCACCAGGGCAAGGGCTGGAGTGAAGAACATCCAAGACTAAGGTTGGGCGTGTCAAACAACCTCGAACCTCAACAATGGAACATCTTGACCAGCTTTGCGACGAGCCAACTTTGGAGCGAGAGGCCTGCTGTGTCTATCTCAGGATAGCCGACAGACCATTGCAGCGGCCAGAGCCAACTTACCAGCTACACCAAAAGCTTTTAGTGAGATCTACGACCTATGGAAGCCTTTGACCACTTTGGTTGCTTACAACGATATAACTTCCTTCAGAAAGCATTTGGTCAACTAGTGAATGTCTTCGCGACCGTTCCCATTTCCACACTGATTACTGGATACTTGTTTGCTTGCAGCTtttgcttcctcttcttcttcttctattgtTACCTCTCTAGCCTCGGTCATCAGATTCAAGCTCTCGCCGTGGGCTAGAGCAAGAACTAGTTATTGGGTGCTTCGGCGGGTATCTATGCCTTGTCGCAACAAAATCATATGATGCGACGAACCGTGAATAGTTTATGGGTATTTAGGATCATTGAGCAGCCGGTTGCTGCATGGTTCACTGTTACCTCAACCCGATTTTCGCCTGGGGCATCAACCGACCTCGTGGCTCGTCCAGGACTAGGATCCTTGACTTTTCTCCATTCTGCGCGTAATGACGGGCTGTTGGCGGTGACCTCCACTAATATTGAGACCTctttcatcaagaacaatGCAGTAACCCTACATCAGAAAAGGCTAGGCTAGGCGATTCCAGGAATCACACCTGTCCACAGGAAATTAACCTATCTGTGAAGGCTGGATTATAGGCTTGAATCAATATATCCATCTTCACGTTGTCTGGCTGAGTTTCCTGTCGGTTCCACCAAGTACAATGGCGGGAATCTGATTATCGGACAAGAGAATTATTGCTGCACATAGCGGATATCGGTCTGCCACCACCTTGTGTCCAGCTTATGCATGAGCACTAACCATGATCTTTTCAGGGTTGCCTCTATCTTGATTGTCGACAGATTCCGTCAAATATCACCACCGCTCTCAAAGTGCAACCATGGTGGTCTTTCTCATCCTGAGGCTCCGTAAACGCAGTGaccatccttcttcaaacTTGGGCAATCGGCCCACACAAAATGAGCTACGGGCGTCGCATGAGCCAATGGAACATTGCGAAAAGGTATATCGATTCGGCGTGATGCTTTGATATCGCGCAAGCCACTGTGGGCAATTCGGAGCCAGTCAATCATCCTTTAAAGTTTAGTGCAGGTACTAGACGCCATTGTTATAGTCGTAAGTGGAGTTCCAACCATTTTCATGATACTGGCTATCTTTAGTATAGAATAGAAGCCTTGCCTAAAATTAGCATGTTTCTGTCCCAACATACCTGCGGGGAAGTCTGGTAACCCGCGTAATGACGGTGTGGATATTGGAAATATATTCGTCACGATAGAGTTTCAGCCCGACCAGTGCACCAGGGAAAGGCTGGCATATAGGGCAATATGCGCGCCTGCTATCATGGACACTTTCATACCCCTTCGCTGGGCGTCTTCGGCCCAGTGACTGGACTTGCGTGTTAAAATTTCCTCAGcccgagcaagaagaagaccgtaCGGCATAAGATGCATTCACCGAGACCGAGGCATGCTGGTACATGCTTCATTTGGCTCTGGATAAGACGGTAACTGTGAGACTGTGTCTTATATCACAGCTGATAGTTATACTAATTACCAGTGTGAGGCACAAGTACGGTAGGGCGATTGCGTAGGCAAGAATCAAGTGCAGGAAGACTGTTTAACAGCGTTGCACAGCCCACCGATAACATTCGTCATGAAGCCATCGACGTCTCAATTGTGCGGGTCGGCTGCGCAATCAAGGCCTCTGCATATTCCAATCTCAATGACGCTGATGCACGATGATTGACAGGCCGATAGCTATTAGCGCTGCCTTGACCGGGCATAGCTCGGCAGTAAATGCAACAGAAATCCCCCCAGGTGATTATATAGTTCAAATACAACGGATGGGGTTAAATTGACTTGATTATAGCCTGCTCGAGTCACTAGAGTGTCATCAAGTAAGTAGCTATGCAGACTCACAACAACTCAGATACAGGGGCTACCTCAGTATGTAGGTGACTATCAAAAAGTTATGATTATTGTTTTCCGATGCCACTTTGCGTAAGTATAAGCAAGTAGAATCTATATGGAAGATATCAAAAATCTACCTATAGATGTCAATTCGGTTGAGTATGGATAGAGTGGTCAAGAGATAAGTACGAAGAACTATACTTCATATTGTTTCAAATGCCTCCTCGGTACTTCCTATATATCCAatcacccctcccccataTAGTTGATCATAGTCACTGTAAACTTCAGCCCGCTGTACTTATTTCTAAACATGCATAAGGTCCTCAATTATTAGAAGTCTATCCAGTATCAGTCAGGATGATCACCACCTACACCACCCGACCACCGACCAGAGGATTATCCGTGAGGACGAACCGGCCAATTTTCCGCAGTTCATTACCATGCGTCACAATGGTCTTCGCAATCTACGACTACAGAATACATTGATACTCATCCTGATCATATAACTTGAGTACTATGAGTGCAGTTTGCACAAGGCATTCACTGTGCTTACTAATGCAGGCATATCTCTCTGTTCATGCTTTATGAACCCATCCGGAAACGGAAACTGTGTGGGTTTCGCCCTTCGCAAATGCCGAATGATTGGTCAGACAAACGAAATCTTCCTGCCAATCGGACGAGACTATTAGCATGCCCGATTGGGCAATGTCGATCATGACCGTCTCGGGACGGATAGAACTGGATGAGTAAGCGACCCTTGGGCTGGGGACCCTGAAAAGACCAGAAGATAGCTTGGGCGATTGTAGCATGAGTTATGACAGGGGTCGTTGTATAAAACAGTTAATGTACTATAGTCGGCTTACTTGGTAGTGGTGCCAGTTACAACATGTAACAAAACATAGTACCGTCACCTCCATATGTTGGGGCAGATTTGGGCCACAGGAagctaaaaaatatatattccaccGATGGACATACACGCTTTCACGATAGTATGTACTTAATAGGATAATGACTATTCGCTAGCTAAAACATTAGCAGAATGTAATAATGCTGCTGCAAATAACAATATTACATTGGATAGAGACCCATGGCTATGAGGAATTGAATTAGCAAGAAATAAAATTGACCGTCTTGAACGCTATCATGGGAACATAGCAATGTGATAACTAGGAGTTGGATTTCACCACCAATTTAGCCTATGTATAAACCACTAGCAACACTATTAGTGCTTATTCTCCCATTAAAGAATAGGGTCCGACTTTAAGAAGGCCATTCTGGGGCCTTGGCGGACGATGGTAGCCGTTACCAACATCACTAGTGTTTATTGTACAAGACATCGTTAGGCTAAGGTCGCGGTCCCACTGTGATCGGCAACTCTATCTCCCAGATGTGCAGATCTTATACTCTCTGGTTTCTCCTGATGAAGAATGACATtcatataaattactatatttaaactCGATTAATCCAAGCTCTATGGTATAAGCGGATGCTGACGCTTCCGGTTTGTTATCTATCGCATGCTCTGCCGTTCCATAGCGCCCTCATGTACGAAATACTCCCGTGTCACTGAGATGCCCGCGGTGGGATCTTCGGCCGACATATTCTCCTTAACCAGCTCGTCTTCCGAGTCATGCCGCGACAGCTCATCCGGCCCCCCGCGTGATACCGACACAGTGGTATGCTGTTTACTGGCCAATCCCGCAGCCCCGGAGTTGGACAGCTCGTATCCTCGACGGCCGCTGTACGTGCCGGTGCGCGAGTGGGAACCAAAGACCAACGTTCGTAGGACAGGCAAGCACGACGCGATGATAGCAATGGCCGTTTCAATCATGGAGACCGTGCATGTAATCATCTGCTCGCCCAAGTGAGAATAGATAGCGCGGATAACTGGTGCCGTTAGCCTGGCTTTGACTTTATGTGATGTGGTGAAAACTAACTGCTAGTGATGACAACGATGACACCCAGCAGAAATACGGATATTACACCGAGCTTCTGCTTTCTCGGCATCTTGAGACGGGCCACCTGAGAGATAGGAAGACAGATGACTGTCACGTTAGTTCACTATTCAATGAGCTCGTTGTCGGGACTTGTCTTACTGAAGACATCACTGAAGATGTTGACTAGGGGCATGGTTAGCTTTTAGTTCAACAAGATACAAAATACGGAAGGGTGCCATACATAGGATTGTCAACCAGTAGTTAATCGTCGACTGCTTCTCGGAACACGTCACTAGCAGCTAGTCAGTAAACGTCTATTAGAGCACCCAGTTCCTCTCCCACTCACAATCCGGATTCTCAAAGCTCTTCCATTGGCGATCTGGAGGATAGCATTTGAAGACGATGTCGAAGAACAGCACCAGCCAAGCAGCGGCCAGGACACCTAAGGTGATGTTGTAGATGGTCTGATACTTGGTGCGATCGGCCAGGCGCTTGTAGAATAGCACCATACTGGCCTTGATAAGCCAGAGCGAGGTGACATACAAGGTGGACCCGGGAATGATCAACTGTGGCAGGGGGTAAACAGAGTCAGCAACGAGCGGAGGTGTGGATGCTTGGGAGTGCAGATCCCTGTCCGCATACTGACTTTCTGCATGTTGATCTTTTCGGCCGTGGTTGTCTTGGCTATCTCTGACATGCCTGTGGGTGGGGAGAAACGGGTGGTTAGACGTCGCACGGATCACTAGTAGGCGAATGAAAGGACAAACCCTGGGTGAACATGTAGTGCTGAATGCCCAAGTCACCGATCAGACACAACGCGGCGGCAACAacgaagaagtcatcgagATAGAGCTTTTTGAGGAGTCGCCACCGGATGATCAGCCGAAAcacgaggaagatgcatgCAGCGACCGTGCAAATATACCATGCCACCTAATCCGCGAAGTCAGAGCACCAGAGGTTAGCAAAAGGCGAGAAAGACCGACATGTCTCAGAAATGGACAGTAGGAGCTCATACCACTTGGCCAACGTCCGGACGAGCCATGGCAATGGACGTGCGATACTTCGGACGCTCACGACAACAGCAGAGACGTGCAAGGACGAAGAGGCATATTTTGGATCTTATCTGGGGGGCATTCTTGTTAACCCAGGATTAATAACTATCGGACCAGGGGAAAAAGGTCCTTGTCTCCAGGCAAAATTTCTCGGCCACTCGGTGGTGTTTGCTGCTTGTCGCTGAAGAAGTTTAAGTTTAGCTCAACCAGAACCAGGGCATGGCAAACCCAAACTGTGAGGGAGGTATGGAACTGTTCTGTCTTGCATTTGGTCCGCCAGTCATTCTCAGCGATGTGCCTGGGTTCCTAACAATGGGGCCCGTCTGAGACATTCTAGATGAATTCTTGGGTTCCCAAACAATTAAGTTCGATAGTGGTTCCGCAATGATCCACCAGATCAATGCTGATTGCGGCGCTGGGTGAACTTCGGCGGATCAAGTCCCCGCAATTTAGGGTTGCCCTCGGCCATCGTCCGCGTTGCACCGCGCAGCCCGGTAGTGGTGTTCCTGCAGGCCTGCAAGGTGATCGTCCAGGCGAGTCACGATCCGTTCAGGGCcagggatggggaggaacaCTATCGATCCAGTCC
The window above is part of the Aspergillus luchuensis IFO 4308 DNA, chromosome 8, nearly complete sequence genome. Proteins encoded here:
- a CDS encoding uncharacterized protein (COG:S;~EggNog:ENOG410PN1U;~TransMembrane:7 (o12-31i43-64o84-109i121-143o171-191i203-223o243-265i);~antiSMASH:Cluster_8.1), translating into MPLEARSEVLVAVSVVVMAISLLTVSFRCFVRWRMLKAFGWDDTLMVLAMVLDIVLTACAIAGAKDGVGRHLSNFHSFDEFHHAMLWWWLGQCIYIWASGVAKVSIALALLRLSVHTYQRIILWIIMGASICVSLMFWFFMLFQCHPVSKFWERTGPGNCMSTDTLIRVAYVYSGICAVCDFALGLLPIDLVRQLQTNLKTKIALGGTLSLGCVASTAVILRIPCLHFYKDIDFLYSTFSIDIWSFIEVGLGITAGSLVTLRPLFRAVLGDPPDRKGKKSRGSMPLTSFTEYTRTRPDPEDAAVWQSPQPDATRNITTTVVSAFRASLNSPLTPTFAAELKKGSMGT
- a CDS encoding uncharacterized protein (COG:S;~EggNog:ENOG410PID4;~TransMembrane:7 (o6-29i41-63o83-106i118-139o165-188i200-222o228-251i);~antiSMASH:Cluster_8.1); the protein is MARPDVGQVVAWYICTVAACIFLVFRLIIRWRLLKKLYLDDFFVVAAALCLIGDLGIQHYMFTQGMSEIAKTTTAEKINMQKLIIPGSTLYVTSLWLIKASMVLFYKRLADRTKYQTIYNITLGVLAAAWLVLFFDIVFKCYPPDRQWKSFENPDLTCSEKQSTINYWLTILFNIFSDVFIICLPISQVARLKMPRKQKLGVISVFLLGVIVVITSIIRAIYSHLGEQMITCTVSMIETAIAIIASCLPVLRTLVFGSHSRTGTYSGRRGYELSNSGAAGLASKQHTTVSVSRGGPDELSRHDSEDELVKENMSAEDPTAGISVTREYFVHEGAMERQSMR
- a CDS encoding uncharacterized protein (antiSMASH:Cluster_8.1), whose amino-acid sequence is MFRTSEGTVAEGVRKAAEVLRPAQFCLGDENADRIDGATYGGGIMALGKPDTVTFANLQLFSFGPNIAQAKVAENSISEERNKPGATTKKKGTENLDSADRGLTADLVFHRVAFEHFGSMMPTFVHSNLTIASGSFVASAAASRGGKSTINLSLEPFDEPISGTILLG